Proteins from a genomic interval of Streptomyces sp. NBC_01267:
- a CDS encoding APC family permease, whose amino-acid sequence MTITKPAARVADAAPRGADAPATARASLGTGHILFVIVAAAAPLSALIGTVPLSFAFGNGAGVPAAFAIAGIILLCFSVGYTVSAQRTGGNGGFYATVADGLGRVPAVGGGYLALFAYNCATIGIAGALGYFSQLVFAAHGIHVSWVLCAAVGVALTAFFGYRDITVSARLLALLMVGEIGVLVVLDAAILWRHGVHALPAASFSPSTVSGHGIGVSLMFAFVSFIGFESAALYGGEARNPRRSIPRAMYGAVLLITGFYALTSWLAVGAVGSSHVREQALSQMGNLFFGLGDSYLGSAGGTVLQVMLCTSMFAALLALHSATNRYTKALAADRLVPVRLDALHRRYGSPHRASVVQTALNVVAVAAAAAAGLDPYADFASVALGLGTLGIVVLQALAALSVVTLRRKSTVRVGWRGTVASLLALVGLGGSVWLIVRNFDLITGSKSSFVGELPLLLPVVFLVGLAYAWRTGRGLPSDSFDR is encoded by the coding sequence ATGACCATCACCAAGCCCGCGGCCCGGGTGGCCGACGCGGCTCCCCGAGGCGCCGACGCCCCGGCCACCGCCCGAGCGAGTCTGGGCACGGGCCACATCCTCTTCGTCATCGTCGCCGCCGCGGCCCCCCTGTCCGCGCTGATCGGCACGGTGCCGCTGTCCTTCGCCTTCGGCAACGGGGCCGGAGTACCGGCCGCGTTCGCCATCGCCGGGATCATCCTGCTGTGCTTCTCCGTCGGGTACACCGTCAGCGCCCAGCGCACCGGCGGCAACGGCGGCTTCTACGCGACCGTCGCCGACGGACTCGGCCGGGTGCCCGCCGTGGGCGGGGGCTACCTCGCCCTGTTCGCCTACAACTGCGCGACCATCGGCATCGCCGGCGCCCTCGGCTACTTCAGCCAGCTGGTGTTCGCCGCCCACGGCATCCACGTCTCCTGGGTCCTGTGCGCGGCCGTGGGCGTGGCCCTCACCGCATTCTTCGGCTACCGGGACATCACCGTCAGCGCCCGGCTGCTCGCCCTGCTCATGGTGGGCGAGATCGGCGTACTCGTCGTCCTGGACGCCGCGATCCTCTGGCGGCACGGCGTCCACGCCCTGCCCGCCGCCTCGTTCTCCCCGTCCACGGTGAGCGGGCACGGGATCGGCGTGTCGCTGATGTTCGCCTTCGTCTCGTTCATCGGCTTCGAGTCCGCCGCGCTGTACGGGGGCGAGGCCCGCAACCCGCGGCGCAGCATCCCGCGCGCCATGTACGGGGCGGTCCTGCTCATCACCGGCTTCTACGCCCTGACCAGCTGGCTCGCCGTGGGCGCGGTCGGCAGCAGCCACGTACGCGAGCAGGCCCTCAGCCAGATGGGCAACCTCTTCTTCGGCCTCGGCGACAGCTACCTGGGCTCGGCGGGCGGCACCGTCCTGCAAGTCATGCTCTGCACCAGCATGTTCGCCGCCCTGCTCGCCCTGCACAGCGCCACCAACCGCTACACGAAGGCCCTGGCCGCGGACCGGCTGGTGCCCGTACGGCTCGACGCGCTGCACCGCCGGTACGGCTCCCCGCACCGGGCCAGCGTCGTACAGACGGCCCTGAACGTCGTCGCCGTCGCAGCCGCAGCCGCTGCGGGACTCGACCCGTACGCGGACTTCGCCTCCGTCGCGCTGGGCCTCGGCACCCTCGGCATCGTCGTCCTGCAGGCGCTGGCCGCGCTCTCCGTGGTCACGCTGCGCCGCAAGAGCACGGTGCGCGTGGGGTGGCGGGGGACGGTCGCCTCGCTGCTCGCGCTCGTCGGGCTGGGCGGCAGCGTGTGGCTGATCGTGCGCAACTTCGACCTGATCACGGGCAGCAAGTCGTCCTTCGTCGGCGAACTGCCGCTGCTGCTGCCCGTGGTGTTCCTCGTCGGCCTCGCCTACGCCTGGCGGACCGGCCGGGGGCTCCCCTCCGACTCCTTCGACCGCTGA